One Citrus sinensis cultivar Valencia sweet orange chromosome 5, DVS_A1.0, whole genome shotgun sequence genomic window, caaatcaaacccGAAGTTCACATCCCTATCAGGCAGTTCCACCTCTTCTCGGCCCCAAGAGCATTACCTAATCTTTCTAGAAAGTTTAGGGTGAAAGCAAAAGGTTTGAATTagattactaattaatttttcacgTCCATGTCTCTATATAGCAATATCATAGTTATTGATATATATGAGGTATATACATGTGACtctataaattattgaatcgCTAATAACATATATTGTGAATGGGAAAAATATTCAATggattttttccccttttagAAATGTATATTCTCTGATAATTTTCTTCCACTTTATTAATTACTAGCCACCAAACAACTTTCTGATTAGAAACTTGTTGAAGTAAAATTTAGTGCAGCTTCGGTGTGCAGCTGTAGAGTTTCctttatcaattttaaaagaaatcatCGAAGTCTCTATCCTTGCAATTTGCAATGGTCCAAGGTTTAAGGACCAAGCAATACACCGCGAAAAGTTACAAGAGACCTAGCCGTAGCCAATAGCTAGAAAAGAGTGATGGAATTATGAAATGGTATTGTGAAAGTcgcaataattattttgaaatattaattagCTAGAAACTCTAaccatgtgaaataaaatctaatattaCTGCTTGGTATATTTGTCTAAGTTGGGTTTTTAAGATTATTACGTGTTAATAACAAATGATTTGTAGCAATACTGCTGGATAAACGAAGCTTAAATGTCATAGATGAAAAGATAGTCTTGGATGCCATTAGTGTACAGTATTTATTCATTTGAATTCTTACCAGTTGTATATTTTCACTCTTATAAAATTAGACGAGAAACACATGTGACAAGTATCCAATACTCGTGGCAATAGATCAAAAAAATAGCATACTATAAAGTCGAACAGCTCAGCAGttcatgtttttctttttctttgaatataTGTCATATATATTGTCAATTTCaccattttcatttgataGTAAATTCGtaatataatttgtttatgcAACCTTTTCCTCTATAATCACTGTGACGGTTTGAATGACTTAATTTGTGTTacatcttttttaatttctatatatGTATAGCCTGTTAATTGGATTCAACCTAGGTTTTAATAACAATTTGATCATAAGTAACTTTCACATGATCGGGGATCAATCAATTTGATAGGCTGTCAAGTCGTTAACAAAGAGTAGTGCGTGCAACAAGCTATAATTTGAGGACGACAGCTTCTTCCTCAGATAAATCCGCCAGAAAAGATGCTTTCGTGTATATTTGTcacaactaataaattaaagcagtGGAATTATTGGCTATATATGGGGCTACGTACATTGTCAAGCAAGCATGTGAATGTGCGATCAAATATctaaagactttttttttttctaattttttttatacgtGATATTAGAATACTTCCAAATGACAAGAGGGCAGATGGTGTTACAAAGGACGATTAGGCATTTAGTTAAACAATTATGGGATCTTACTGTCTTGACAAAAGTACTCACAAGGAAAGAAACATATCTAGTCAATATATTGACTAGGGTTACAACAATTACATTTGGGAAGGATCGGTAAGAACCAAAACACTATTTGtccaaaaccaaaatataCGCATGATGCTATCTTAGAGTAGAGCACACTTCAACGGGAAAAGAATAAATCTTAATCATATCCGTATATGGAAATCGACAAAAATGCACATGCCACCGATTTTTAAAAGCTAACAATTCAAATGACATATCTTTTTAATATAACCATGCATTCTTTGTTAgaacaaattatatttattctttcatattaatataatcatatatattaattaggtGCGACCACACTAGGATTAATGCACTGAATGACTGAATCCCGTCAATATCccaatattaaaataggtGACTTCATGAAGTCTTTGTATTgtacttctcttttttttttattattattttttatcatatgtaTACATTAATATCAACAGACAAAATCATTTATCAATATGCTTTTTCAGAGACTTAATTTGTAAGCATGATAATCATCTTATCTTCACATTTCAGTGAGTTGGGGTGCCGATTTTCAAGTTAGTTAATCATGCATGCACCTTGAAAGCATCCTTAGCCTTTACGATAATGCGAAAAAGGTGTGAAGACAGATAGAACTTAATAATCTCTTGTCTCTGTCTCTATCTCTATCTCCCGCATTTTCCAATTATTTtgttgccctttttttttcctttcgtgGGTTGGCTGCAAAGATTGTCcaattgttctttttttttttagtgaaaattatccactaaataaataaaattttatctttttgcaGAGATTGCTTGGCGGGAAATTTGATTCGTATGGAGTTAAAATTGCAGGCCGAAATGGCTCTATATACAtatgtattaaataaatttatacttttCGATGCGAATAAATTATGTACCCATCAAATGAACTATTTTAGTTGCAACTTGCCTGCCAGATTGGTTTTATTTACTAAGGCCACGCGCAGTATCTTCACGCGCCGCAATTGTAATAATGCCTCACGTTCATGATTTACCAGTTGTTCTCTTACAGCTGGATCCATAGTATGAACTCCAGTGCATTCTTTCTTCCAATAAATGTGGGCCCATTCAAGATCCTTTTGCTCCATGGGATGTGGGACCCGTATTTGAAATTGGAGCTTTTTtattggatagtgaaatcggTCCCTACGTTAAAAGTTCTTGTGTTAGCCCGCTCACTGACCAATCACGGGACACTTTATCATGCACTGAATCACAAGTAATCAAAATATGATCTGTGGCTCGTTCTTTCGCTTGTCCCCAGATTCTTTTCGTGTATGCTCGGCTCTCCGGCATCATACGGTTGGCTCCCCAGTCCTCCCTTATTGTCAATTTGtcatagggatggcaattagataagcaaaaatttgaaagatttgGGTTGGGAAAAATGCATAtccacataaaaaataatacggATTTAAAtgctaaaatttaaaattcatgcaGATGTAAATTCAGAGTCGAAtgtaaatacattaaaaaaattaaatatttagatccgcattatttttcaattaaattatttaataaattaaaattaatgaaaaaatatgtaagttaaatgaaaaaagcaTAACaggattaattaaaatatataatttaaattaaaataaaaaacatatcGAGATcagaattattttatatgaatttttggtgtttttatataattttatttatggatTTATAGTGGTATTAGacttaaatttatgttattcttaatgtttaatttatgttgtggtacttttatttgtcaatttaTAGTGTTGTATATTATTTTAGGTATTGAGTTATTGATTGTGAATAATGgttggattttatttgatattatttggtaaattgttgaattttaaattattaaattttaatttatttagaaccAAATATCTAGAATATCAACCCATAATATGGGTGAATATTACGCGCATTTGGAtccgtatatatatattttttttgtggacTCCAAATGCGGAAATATCAATGCGGATCTTATTTGGATTCGGATCCGAATGCACCTACATCCAAAGCCGATTTAAATTTTGCCATAGCTAGTTATTGACAATCGACTATGCCTTCTTAGTTCtaattaatgtttttctttatacaATTACCTTTCACCCCCACGTTGTATAAATTAACTGCTTGATCTTGTGTTTTCATTATAAGAGGCTAAGTACACTATctgttattatttcttttttcaaaaaaatagtgatggatcatattaaaaaaaaaatagcgaTGGATCaagttcaaataaatttttagtcctatatttcttttaaagaacTCTAATTAATACCTTAATAAATCCACTTGAAAACTATTTAGTCAAGTCTCTAAAGACTACCTATACTATCGTTTAGGCATTTATATGATACAATTATTGTTTTgtccataattttataaaatgagaatTGTTATCCGTGTTCTTAACTATGGTAATCAAAGGATAAAGTATAAGAGTCAAAGCGATAAAAGAgatcaaaaattttgaataaaatatattattgttcaAAAGTTGAGAACTGTTAATGCTTTACGTCCTTGTTATACTAGTTAGAAAAATCTAATGATGCATAGTGCCTAAGGTATCCTTGAATTCCTCCCAATTATGTTGTCTAATAGAacacaagaaaagaaaagaatgcaAAATATGGAAGCTAAAATtcagttttcaaaaaaaaaaagaaaagaataaatcaagtttcttaataatattatgaaaaacCTTCAATTTTATTCTAGGTCTCATAATAATAGAAATTGTAACCATAGCACGAACCTCACAGGTAAGTTATGAAATTTGATTCATACATCTCAATTCATCATTGATAACTTAAGTTATATCATTTCAAAGTTTGCCTGACACACCATATTTTAAACCAATCGGTCTCATTTATGGACAATTCTTACTCAAAAAGAGGCTCACGCATCTTGATGATACTCAAACATAtcaacaatatttaaaaatattggcGATACGCCAGTCATTTAACATCTATAAAACATAAGTATTACAACATTATCATTGATGTGTTACTACTAGTTCGTAGCAAGTAGCCGCCATCAAATTATCATTGAAAGTTGTTTTGATATATAATGGCAAAGTAATAATATAGCTAAAAAGTTAGTATTTTTCGTTAATTTCTTTTCGTGTTAGGGACGTAATGAGTATTATGAAAACTCAAAGGAGCAAATTTTAGTAAAAGAGCAAAAGGCAATTTCCACGAAACTGAACTTGAAAAAAGGATGGGGCAACTAAGACCTTGAGAGGTGAGACTTATTCTCCTCGGCTTGGCTAGGCTAATGGCTATGTAAGAGCCAAAATATCAGCTGCGTATCAGTCACGTGAGTTACTACTGAACTGAAATGAAagactcaaaaaaaaaaaaaaaaaaaagtataacaAAGCCAAAGTCTCGagttaaaagaaacaaacctTACTTACTCTGCTTGCCCACTCACCCTTTACTGTCTCTCACGggcgcgcgcgcacacactGACTATTACTCAGAACATGTACAAGTAAGTGAGCAACTCTGCCTCTCTACGTAGAAAAAACTCAAACTCGCGGTCACGGactaatttcaattgaaacatTTTAGCCTCCTTCTTTACTTACTTTCCAATCATCCATCACGGGATGCTACAAAACAACATGTGCTTTGGAAGACTCTGCTCTCTTTATAAACAACACATATTAACCACTTCCACTTACAATATTACTACTTCACATTGACATGGCTCCAGCTCAAAACAGAAACAGAGCACCGAAGGTCTCTGTTTTGTTCTTGTTTCTGACTTATTGTTCTTTACAacattcatcatcatcagctcAATCATCACCAGTTTTTGCCTGTGATGTCGTGAGCAATCCGTCTTTGGCGAGTCTGGGGTTCTGTAACACATCGTTAGGGATTGATTTGAGAGTTGGAGACTTGGTGAAGAGACTCACGTTGCAAGAGAAAATCACTTTCTTGGTGGATAGTGCAGGGAGTGTGAGTAGGCTTGGGATACCAAAATATGAGTGGTGGTCCGAGGCTTTACATGGTGTCTCTTACGTCGGTCCAGGTACTCATTTTTCCAATGTCGTTCCTGGAGCTACAAGCTTCCCTCAGGTTATTCTCACCGCCGCTTCCTTCAATGCTTCTCTCTTCCAAGCCATCGGAAAggtaaatatacatatatttatctGTAATTGATGAATCTTAATCATACATTGTTATAAATACACACGTGGTCTTAGATATTTAAAATACCTGCACAGCTCATATTAGTACTGGATCCAAATTCACTGTTTCATCTGATGACCAAACGAACATCTATCTCCTGTCCTGTCTGCACTGCGAGGAGCTATTAGCAGCATGTAAATAAGTTAATTATGATATCATATATGTACATGTATTTGCAGGTGGTCTCAACCGAAGCAAGAGCAATGTACAATGTGGGATTAGCGGGACTGACATTTTGGTCACCAaatatcaacatatttagGGACCCCAGGTGGGGTCGAGGCCAAGAGACTCCAGGTGAGGACCCTTTGCTTGCCAGTAAATATGCAACTGGCTATGTTAAAGGTCTGCAACAAACTGATGGTGGTAGCCCAAATCGGCTTAAGGTTGCTGCTTGCTGCAAGCATTATACAGCCTACGATTTGGATAATTGGAAAGGGACCGATCGCTACCACTTCAATGCTATGGTAATATATACATactatttgattaaatttaagtgaaattaacAAGATtcatgtttgttttcttttggtttctAAAGTCTGGCTTTGGTTTTGATGAGTTAGGTGACAAAGCAAGATTTGGATGATACATTCCAACCACCATTCAAGAGTTGTGTTATTGATGGGAATGTGGCTAGTGTCATGTGCTCTTACAATCAGGTTAACGGTAAGCCAACATGTGCCGACCCAGATCTCTTGGCAGGAGTTATCCGAGGGCAATGGAAATTGAATgggtattttttatttaccgttattattattgtataaaatatatatgatcaCTTTGTAtaacaatcaattaaattacattttacaaataatgTTATTGTTTTGCTGTAGGTACATAGTTTCAGACTGTGATTCAGTTGATGTGTTGTACAATTCCCAACATTATACCAAGACACCTGAGGAAGCTGCAGCCAAATCTATTTTAGCAGGTTTGGATCTCAATTGCGGATCTTTTCTAGGCAAACACACAGAAGCAGCAGTAAAAGCAGGGCTTGTGAATGAGTCAGCCATTGACAATGCCATTTCTAACAACTTTGCTACGTTGATGAGACTTGGTTTCTTCGATGGTCATCCAAGCAAGCAACCATATGGACAACTTGGTCCAAAAGATGTGTGCACTCAAGCAAACCAGGATCTGGCCCTTGACGCTGCAAGGCAAGGGATTGTTCTGCTGAAGAACACAGCAGGTTCATTGCCTCTGTCTCCGACTGCCATTAAAAACTTGGCAGTAATTGGTCCCAATGCCAATGTCACAAAGACAATGATTGGAAACTACgaaggtaaaataattaagtagtACCATCTTTGTAGAGCTTGAGTTCATCATTTGACTGCCACAATAATCAGGAGTTCTTCTGTACAGGCACTCCGTGCAAATACACAACACCTCTGCAGGGCCTAGCAGCTGTGGTGGCAACAACTTATCAGGCTGGCTGTTCCAATGTGCAATGTGGCACTGCCCAAGTAGACGACGCCAAAAAGGCAGCTGCCTCAGCTGATGCTACTGTGCTTGTAATGGGTGCTGATCAATCTATTGAGGCAGAGGGTCGCGACAGGCTTGACCTTCTTCTTCCT contains:
- the LOC102619285 gene encoding beta-D-xylosidase 4, translated to MAPAQNRNRAPKVSVLFLFLTYCSLQHSSSSAQSSPVFACDVVSNPSLASLGFCNTSLGIDLRVGDLVKRLTLQEKITFLVDSAGSVSRLGIPKYEWWSEALHGVSYVGPGTHFSNVVPGATSFPQVILTAASFNASLFQAIGKVVSTEARAMYNVGLAGLTFWSPNINIFRDPRWGRGQETPGEDPLLASKYATGYVKGLQQTDGGSPNRLKVAACCKHYTAYDLDNWKGTDRYHFNAMVTKQDLDDTFQPPFKSCVIDGNVASVMCSYNQVNGKPTCADPDLLAGVIRGQWKLNGYIVSDCDSVDVLYNSQHYTKTPEEAAAKSILAGLDLNCGSFLGKHTEAAVKAGLVNESAIDNAISNNFATLMRLGFFDGHPSKQPYGQLGPKDVCTQANQDLALDAARQGIVLLKNTAGSLPLSPTAIKNLAVIGPNANVTKTMIGNYEGTPCKYTTPLQGLAAVVATTYQAGCSNVQCGTAQVDDAKKAAASADATVLVMGADQSIEAEGRDRLDLLLPGQQQLLITEVAKVAKGPVILIIMSGGGFDVSFAKNDPKIKSILWVGYPGQAGGAAIADVCFGRYNPSGRLPMTWYPQSYVEKVPMTNMNMRPDASNGYPGRTYRFYTGETVYAFGDGLSYSTMNHELVRAPKIVAIPLEEGHVCYSSNCKSVDAVEQSCQNLNLDIHLRVKNNASISGGHTIFLFSTPPSVHKSPQKHLLAFEKVFLKGQEEALVSFKVDACKDLSVVDELGNRKLALGDHLLHVGNLKHSLTIRI